Proteins from a single region of Halalkalibaculum roseum:
- a CDS encoding ParB/RepB/Spo0J family partition protein produces the protein MASKKVLGRGLGAFFPDYEDEGEGGKKPKEQADTSGSYLDPKKRVNVVLNIPVQNIRPNPHQPRKEFKEESLEELAGSIKKHGLIQPITVRYIGEKRFELISGERRLRASKLAGLKEIPSYIREVDDEEVISFALIENIQREDLNPIEVAMGYKRLVDELDYTQAEVAEKVGKNRTTVTNMLRLLNLPAFIQAGLRDDKISMGHARALISVDDPDDQEKIYKKAVKNDYSVRQIEKAVRSLGDEKSKKEKSGKDENQAFYNEISSRLRRKLSTKVNIKSKKNGGEIRIEYYTDEELERLLELFESIS, from the coding sequence ATGGCATCGAAAAAAGTTTTAGGTCGCGGCTTAGGAGCCTTCTTTCCTGACTATGAGGATGAAGGGGAAGGAGGGAAGAAACCCAAAGAACAGGCAGACACCTCCGGCAGTTATTTAGATCCTAAGAAAAGGGTCAACGTTGTTCTGAACATTCCGGTACAAAATATACGCCCGAATCCACATCAACCCAGGAAAGAATTTAAAGAGGAGAGCCTGGAAGAACTGGCCGGTTCGATCAAAAAGCATGGACTCATACAGCCTATAACTGTTAGATATATCGGGGAGAAGCGATTTGAGCTTATTAGCGGTGAACGCAGATTGAGGGCTTCCAAGCTGGCGGGATTGAAGGAAATTCCTTCTTATATTCGGGAAGTTGATGATGAAGAGGTTATCTCTTTTGCACTGATTGAAAATATACAGCGTGAAGATTTGAATCCCATTGAAGTAGCCATGGGATATAAGAGGCTGGTTGATGAACTCGATTACACTCAGGCTGAAGTAGCCGAAAAGGTTGGTAAAAACCGTACTACGGTTACCAATATGCTTCGATTGTTGAATCTGCCGGCATTTATTCAGGCTGGCTTGAGAGATGATAAAATATCCATGGGTCATGCACGTGCTTTGATCAGTGTGGATGATCCCGATGATCAGGAAAAAATTTATAAAAAGGCAGTAAAGAACGACTATTCGGTGCGGCAAATTGAAAAGGCCGTTCGCTCATTGGGTGATGAGAAATCCAAAAAAGAGAAGTCAGGCAAAGATGAAAATCAGGCGTTCTACAATGAAATATCCAGCCGCCTGAGACGTAAATTGAGTACTAAAGTTAACATCAAGTCAAAAAAGAATGGCGGTGAAATTCGTATCGAGTATTATACCGATGAAGAGCTGGAAAGGCTGCTTGAGCTTTTTGAGTCGATCTCTTAG
- a CDS encoding ParA family protein — MGKVISIANQKGGVGKTTTAINLAASLAAIEHPTLVIDIDPQSNTTSGLGIESKTVSNSVYEIMVGGVNATDAIRETELPFLDLIPSHINLVGAEIEMIDREQRERILQKAISGLRDKYDFIIIDCPPSLGLLTINALTASDSVIIPVQCEYFALEGLGQLLNTIKIVRQHLNTELEIEGVLLTMYDTRTRLSDQVADEVKKYFEDRVFKAVISRNVRLAEAPSFGKPALLYDSTSTGAKNYLALAKEIIQRNKKLFKDSTVFAS; from the coding sequence ATGGGTAAGGTTATTTCCATAGCTAATCAAAAAGGCGGCGTAGGAAAGACAACCACTGCTATCAATCTGGCCGCCAGCCTGGCAGCTATAGAACATCCTACCCTTGTCATTGATATCGACCCTCAGAGTAATACCACCAGCGGTTTAGGCATTGAATCTAAAACGGTATCTAATTCCGTGTATGAAATTATGGTGGGTGGGGTAAATGCAACCGATGCCATTCGTGAAACAGAGTTACCTTTTCTAGATCTGATTCCTTCTCATATAAATCTTGTTGGTGCAGAGATTGAAATGATAGATCGCGAACAACGCGAACGCATTCTGCAAAAAGCTATTTCAGGTCTGCGTGATAAATATGATTTTATCATCATAGACTGTCCGCCTTCACTTGGATTATTGACAATCAATGCACTTACGGCTTCTGACTCGGTCATCATCCCGGTACAGTGCGAATATTTCGCCTTGGAGGGACTCGGTCAACTGTTAAATACCATCAAAATTGTACGCCAGCACCTCAATACGGAACTGGAAATTGAAGGTGTGCTTTTAACGATGTATGATACCCGTACCCGCCTTTCCGACCAGGTAGCTGATGAGGTAAAAAAATATTTCGAGGACAGAGTGTTCAAAGCAGTCATTTCCAGAAACGTACGTCTGGCAGAGGCACCGAGTTTCGGGAAACCGGCCCTTCTTTATGATTCTACCAGTACAGGTGCCAAAAATTATCTGGCATTAGCCAAAGAAATCATCCAGAGAAATAAGAAGCTATTTAAAGACAGCACTGTCTTTGCAAGCTAA
- the ald gene encoding alanine dehydrogenase has translation MIIGVPKEIKTHENRVALLPGGVTEMKRNGHKVLLEKGAGNGSGFKDQQYIDAGATIIDDVEELWAKAEMIMKVKEPIKAEYSRMREGQIIFTYFHFAADRTLTEKVVDSNCVAIAYETVEKEDGSLPLLIPMSEVAGRMAAQEGAKYLEKATGGRGILMGGIPGVPPAKALVLGGGIVGVNSAKIAAGMGADTTIMDINMSRLRYLDDVMDKNVNTMFSSEANIKRLLPDVDLIIGAVLKPGAKAPHLITREMLKNMRPGTVLVDVAIDQGGCFETSKPTTHDDPIYVIDDVVHYCVANMPGAVPYTSTLGLTNVTLPYAVDLANKGWKKALNEDEELKMGLNIAEGKIVYKDVAAAFDMEYTSIDEVL, from the coding sequence ATGATTATCGGAGTACCCAAAGAGATAAAGACTCACGAAAATCGTGTAGCCCTGCTTCCCGGCGGCGTTACCGAAATGAAGCGAAACGGACATAAAGTTCTACTCGAAAAGGGAGCCGGCAATGGCAGTGGTTTTAAGGATCAGCAATACATTGATGCCGGTGCAACTATTATTGATGATGTCGAGGAGCTCTGGGCAAAGGCTGAAATGATCATGAAGGTGAAAGAGCCTATTAAGGCAGAATACAGCCGTATGAGAGAAGGGCAGATTATCTTTACCTATTTCCATTTCGCTGCCGACAGAACACTCACTGAAAAGGTAGTCGATTCAAACTGTGTTGCCATCGCTTACGAAACGGTAGAAAAAGAAGACGGTTCTCTTCCATTATTGATACCAATGAGCGAAGTTGCGGGAAGGATGGCGGCGCAGGAGGGAGCCAAATACCTTGAGAAAGCTACAGGTGGAAGAGGAATTCTGATGGGTGGCATACCCGGTGTACCTCCTGCAAAAGCTCTGGTACTGGGAGGCGGAATCGTTGGGGTTAATTCTGCTAAAATTGCTGCCGGTATGGGTGCCGATACCACGATCATGGATATCAATATGTCACGCTTGCGGTATCTGGATGACGTTATGGATAAGAATGTAAACACCATGTTCTCTTCAGAGGCGAATATAAAAAGACTCTTGCCGGATGTAGACCTTATCATCGGCGCAGTTCTGAAGCCGGGTGCCAAAGCCCCTCACTTGATTACCCGTGAAATGCTTAAAAACATGCGCCCGGGAACAGTTCTTGTAGATGTCGCTATTGACCAGGGGGGATGTTTTGAAACCTCCAAGCCCACCACTCATGACGACCCGATTTACGTGATTGACGATGTGGTACACTACTGTGTGGCCAACATGCCGGGAGCTGTTCCTTATACCTCCACCTTAGGTCTCACCAATGTAACTCTGCCTTACGCCGTTGATCTGGCTAATAAAGGATGGAAAAAAGCCCTTAATGAAGATGAAGAGCTGAAAATGGGCCTCAACATAGCCGAAGGAAAAATTGTCTATAAAGATGTCGCAGCGGCATTCGATATGGAATATACATCCATTGATGAGGTGCTGTAA
- a CDS encoding DUF58 domain-containing protein has translation MISKEILKKVRKIEIHTKGMVNNIFGGEYQSAFKGRGMEFSEVRAYTYGDDIRQIDWNVTARTGEPFIKMFEEEREQTLMLCVDISPSGIFGSRTQSKMELAIEICAVLAFSAIKNSDKVGLVLFTDVIEKVVPPKKGRIHVLRLIRELLTTEPEGTGTDISEALSYVNRLLNRRAIVVMASDFQDDNYDKQLKITNKKHDLVSIFINDKLEDELPDLGLIPLKDAETGQEVLVDTSSKKVRQTYQKRRLSEKKQIRDQFLRMKIDTIELHTNESYVQPLMNFFHRRARRY, from the coding sequence ATGATTTCAAAAGAAATACTTAAGAAAGTCCGAAAAATTGAAATCCACACCAAAGGCATGGTGAATAATATTTTCGGGGGAGAGTACCAGTCGGCCTTCAAAGGTCGCGGTATGGAATTTTCAGAGGTGCGAGCATATACATATGGGGATGACATCCGACAGATTGATTGGAATGTAACTGCACGTACTGGTGAACCCTTTATAAAGATGTTTGAAGAAGAGCGCGAGCAGACCCTGATGCTCTGTGTAGATATTTCACCCAGCGGCATTTTTGGTAGCCGAACCCAAAGCAAAATGGAACTGGCTATTGAAATATGTGCCGTACTTGCTTTCAGTGCCATCAAAAACAGTGACAAGGTCGGGTTGGTTCTCTTCACCGACGTTATTGAAAAAGTTGTCCCACCCAAAAAGGGACGCATTCATGTACTTCGACTGATCCGGGAGTTGCTAACCACGGAACCCGAAGGTACCGGTACGGATATCAGCGAAGCGCTTTCATATGTCAACCGATTATTGAACAGGCGAGCTATTGTAGTAATGGCCAGTGATTTTCAGGATGATAACTATGATAAGCAGCTAAAAATCACCAACAAAAAACATGACCTGGTGAGTATTTTCATCAATGACAAACTCGAAGATGAGCTTCCCGATTTAGGACTTATTCCTTTAAAAGATGCAGAGACCGGTCAGGAGGTACTCGTTGATACTTCAAGCAAGAAAGTGAGACAAACCTATCAAAAACGGCGCCTGTCTGAGAAAAAGCAGATCCGTGACCAGTTTCTGCGCATGAAAATCGATACTATTGAACTGCATACCAATGAATCGTATGTGCAGCCGCTCATGAATTTCTTCCACCGTCGCGCTAGACGTTATTAA
- a CDS encoding SDR family NAD(P)-dependent oxidoreductase, which translates to MSFESSAVVITGASRGIGRRIAVQFASKTRHPLVLIARSEEGLEKTKQLCEEAGAERVTVIPCDLTNESNISEISMPADFPKPGIIINNAGSYLYKDLNDTETSEFIEQIETNLLSAVYVTNRFLGDLKNRERGIIINICSVGSIEGLKESGAYASSKHALLGYTRSLRKELMQSNIAVTALNLGQTKSTSWESSDVNPLLLIDPDDVGKLLVSISQLSTRTVAEEIILKPQRGRVPPM; encoded by the coding sequence GTGAGCTTTGAGTCATCCGCTGTAGTTATTACCGGTGCAAGCAGAGGTATCGGCAGAAGAATAGCGGTACAATTTGCAAGTAAAACCCGACACCCGCTGGTGCTCATAGCTCGTTCAGAAGAAGGCTTGGAGAAGACTAAGCAGCTCTGTGAAGAGGCGGGAGCAGAAAGAGTAACTGTAATTCCCTGCGATCTGACCAATGAAAGCAATATCTCAGAAATTTCAATGCCTGCAGATTTCCCAAAACCGGGTATAATTATCAATAATGCCGGTTCCTATCTCTACAAGGACTTGAATGATACAGAGACCAGTGAATTTATTGAACAAATTGAGACCAATCTTCTTTCTGCGGTATATGTGACCAACCGGTTTTTAGGTGACTTAAAAAACAGAGAGCGTGGAATTATCATAAATATCTGCTCGGTAGGATCCATTGAGGGTCTTAAGGAGAGCGGAGCGTATGCCTCCTCCAAACATGCACTATTGGGTTACACACGCTCCTTACGTAAAGAGCTTATGCAATCTAATATCGCCGTGACTGCCCTCAACCTGGGCCAGACCAAATCGACTTCCTGGGAAAGTTCGGATGTGAATCCGCTTTTGCTCATTGATCCGGATGATGTTGGAAAGCTGCTGGTAAGCATTTCCCAGCTCTCAACGCGAACGGTCGCTGAGGAGATTATACTAAAACCCCAGCGCGGAAGAGTCCCGCCGATGTAA
- a CDS encoding radical SAM protein, whose product MEDFYTIQGEGAHTGRPAYFIRTAGCDVNCWWCDVQESWDESKHPEVKVGDIVKRAKESGAEFAVITGGEPLLHDLDPLTMRLKQEGLQTHIETSGSSPLSGYLDWITLSPKRFKKPLEDIFPYVDELKVVVLKNKDIEWAEKNAAKCPEGTRLLLQPEWDTPSSMDLIVEYVKEHPEWGISLQTHKFLGVR is encoded by the coding sequence ATGGAAGATTTCTACACCATCCAGGGTGAAGGGGCACATACCGGCCGGCCGGCTTATTTTATAAGAACGGCAGGCTGTGATGTCAACTGCTGGTGGTGTGACGTTCAGGAGAGCTGGGATGAATCGAAACATCCTGAGGTCAAAGTCGGAGATATCGTTAAGCGCGCCAAAGAGAGCGGTGCTGAATTTGCAGTGATCACCGGCGGAGAGCCCTTATTACACGATTTGGATCCTCTTACAATGCGCCTGAAGCAGGAGGGCTTACAGACACACATCGAAACCAGCGGATCTTCACCCTTATCAGGGTATCTTGACTGGATTACTCTCTCCCCGAAACGATTCAAGAAACCGCTTGAAGATATTTTTCCTTACGTAGATGAACTAAAAGTGGTAGTCCTTAAAAACAAGGATATCGAATGGGCTGAGAAGAATGCCGCTAAATGCCCTGAAGGAACACGACTGTTGCTACAACCGGAATGGGACACCCCATCATCCATGGATCTTATCGTAGAGTATGTGAAAGAGCATCCCGAATGGGGCATAAGCCTGCAAACCCATAAATTTCTGGGGGTTCGCTAA
- a CDS encoding 6-pyruvoyl trahydropterin synthase family protein, which yields MPKWTLHTEFKFDAAHLIEGYDGKCGRMHGHSYKVHLSAESNKLNPSKYLETSDMVCDFRELKWAAKDAEKGGLDHGVLNELVKVNPTAERIAEYIYKETDRRIPEGIKLTITVWETENSWVEYTE from the coding sequence ATGCCAAAATGGACTTTACACACAGAATTCAAATTTGATGCAGCCCACCTGATAGAGGGTTACGATGGAAAATGCGGTCGTATGCATGGCCATAGTTATAAGGTACATCTCAGTGCTGAATCCAATAAGCTGAATCCTTCAAAATATTTGGAAACTTCAGATATGGTATGCGATTTCAGAGAATTGAAATGGGCTGCTAAAGATGCAGAAAAAGGGGGTTTAGACCACGGAGTTCTGAATGAACTGGTGAAAGTGAATCCTACAGCAGAACGCATTGCAGAGTACATATATAAAGAAACCGATCGGAGAATTCCTGAAGGCATTAAACTCACAATTACTGTTTGGGAAACAGAAAACAGCTGGGTAGAATACACAGAATAG
- a CDS encoding thioredoxin family protein gives MKKTTLFITSSILIAVFLGAWKPVDISLLTELEIGAKAPMTDVEVKDVSGEMVTLEQVSKENGLLVIFSCNTCPWVKRWEDRYNPHARLAEENGIGTIALNPNTAYRDRGDGFEDMQERAKEQGYEFYYALDKNSEMAKAFGATRTPHIFLFNSDMELVYRGAIDDNANSAEDVKEPYLKNAIQALGHGEGISVKTSKSLGCTIKWPS, from the coding sequence ATGAAGAAAACGACTCTTTTTATCACCTCCTCGATACTTATAGCAGTATTTCTTGGTGCGTGGAAACCGGTTGATATTTCTCTTCTCACAGAGCTTGAGATTGGGGCCAAGGCTCCTATGACTGATGTTGAAGTTAAAGATGTATCCGGCGAGATGGTTACGCTCGAACAGGTATCCAAAGAGAATGGATTGTTGGTCATTTTTTCTTGCAACACCTGTCCATGGGTCAAAAGATGGGAAGATCGATACAACCCTCATGCAAGGTTGGCAGAAGAAAATGGAATAGGGACCATTGCGCTAAATCCAAATACCGCTTATCGTGATCGCGGCGATGGCTTTGAGGATATGCAGGAGCGTGCCAAAGAACAGGGGTATGAATTTTATTATGCCCTCGATAAAAACAGCGAAATGGCAAAAGCATTCGGTGCAACCCGAACACCGCATATCTTTTTGTTCAACTCAGACATGGAACTTGTGTACAGGGGTGCCATAGATGACAATGCCAACTCAGCTGAAGATGTAAAAGAGCCATACCTCAAAAATGCTATTCAGGCTCTTGGTCACGGTGAGGGAATCAGCGTAAAAACATCGAAGTCGCTGGGATGCACCATTAAATGGCCATCGTAA
- a CDS encoding TlpA family protein disulfide reductase — translation MSAEKFGKTFFAGMALILLSAYGWHNPSHSDTQTSDPLLKDVTAEELRGILQSFEGDKAVLVNVWATWCAPCIEEFPEIVKVQRKYEDSLRVIFISADFPDSRDLALQFLREQGVDWTTYFKTGSDQEFIEALSSEWTGALPFSKIINKEGEVVASWENSATFSKFDNHVKQALNR, via the coding sequence ATGAGTGCCGAGAAATTTGGGAAAACTTTTTTCGCCGGGATGGCCCTTATTTTATTGAGTGCCTATGGGTGGCATAATCCTTCACACAGTGATACTCAGACTTCCGATCCGTTGTTGAAGGATGTAACTGCAGAAGAATTGAGGGGTATTCTACAATCTTTTGAAGGGGATAAAGCTGTCTTGGTCAATGTATGGGCGACATGGTGTGCTCCCTGCATTGAGGAGTTTCCGGAAATTGTGAAGGTACAGCGTAAATACGAAGACAGCTTACGGGTGATTTTTATTTCGGCCGACTTCCCGGATAGCCGTGATCTTGCCCTGCAATTTCTAAGAGAGCAAGGCGTTGACTGGACGACCTATTTTAAAACGGGGAGTGACCAGGAATTTATTGAAGCACTTTCAAGTGAGTGGACCGGTGCATTGCCATTTTCTAAGATCATCAATAAGGAAGGAGAGGTAGTAGCCAGTTGGGAAAACAGTGCTACATTCTCTAAATTTGATAATCATGTTAAACAGGCCTTAAACCGTTAA
- a CDS encoding MGMT family protein, producing MTNNNFGEDFYEHVYRVVAEIPEGRVTTYGAIASYLGIASGARMVGYALNKSHKAGIPAHRVLNRLGQLTGRAHFPDDTMRERLQQENISFTEEYTVDIEKHFWNPNEMS from the coding sequence ATGACAAATAATAATTTTGGTGAAGATTTTTATGAACATGTTTACCGGGTTGTGGCTGAAATACCTGAAGGCAGGGTAACCACATATGGTGCCATAGCTTCCTATCTAGGGATAGCTTCAGGTGCCAGAATGGTAGGGTATGCCTTGAATAAGTCGCATAAAGCAGGTATCCCCGCTCACCGGGTATTGAACAGGTTGGGACAGCTGACGGGAAGAGCGCATTTCCCAGATGATACGATGCGTGAGCGCTTGCAGCAGGAAAACATTAGCTTTACAGAAGAGTACACTGTAGATATCGAGAAACATTTTTGGAATCCGAATGAAATGAGTTGA
- a CDS encoding Rossmann-like and DUF2520 domain-containing protein, with protein MSRPDVTIIGTGSLGSALAKALFDNNYTITSLFNRRLRKAESVAREVGATYFSEFPESSKELGSLIFLTVQDSEIEHSVDNLSRISHDFSGTMVVHCSGSKEASVLTPLKRRGAGIAAFHPLQTFTSGSGTQEFRNIYFDVEADDITYNRLRNLAEHLGGQTIRITSSAKPYLHAAAVVSSNYLVALLDISGKIAALGGIDKQEAMAAMLPLVRTTLQNLESKSAAKALTGPIKRGDIETVRLHLELLKSDVDLLDTYKSLGLETLQLSEESRSLGGGKKAEMYRLLKDDK; from the coding sequence ATGAGCCGACCTGATGTTACCATAATAGGAACAGGTTCCCTTGGCTCAGCGCTTGCAAAGGCGTTGTTTGATAATAATTACACCATAACCAGTTTGTTTAACCGGCGCCTGCGAAAGGCTGAGTCCGTTGCCCGTGAAGTTGGGGCCACCTATTTTTCCGAGTTCCCGGAATCTTCTAAAGAGCTCGGTTCGCTGATCTTTCTGACAGTTCAGGATTCTGAAATTGAGCACTCAGTTGACAATCTTTCACGCATCTCCCACGACTTTTCGGGTACAATGGTTGTTCATTGTTCAGGCAGTAAAGAAGCTTCGGTTCTTACGCCGTTGAAAAGAAGAGGGGCTGGGATAGCTGCTTTTCATCCTCTTCAGACCTTTACATCCGGCTCGGGTACTCAGGAATTCAGGAATATCTATTTTGATGTTGAAGCTGATGATATCACCTATAACCGCCTTCGGAATCTTGCTGAACATTTGGGCGGACAAACCATTCGAATAACTTCTTCAGCAAAACCTTATCTGCATGCAGCGGCGGTCGTCTCTTCCAACTACCTGGTTGCCTTGCTTGATATTTCCGGCAAGATTGCCGCTTTGGGAGGCATTGACAAACAGGAAGCTATGGCAGCAATGCTTCCACTTGTTCGAACTACCTTGCAGAATTTGGAATCAAAGAGTGCGGCGAAAGCACTGACCGGCCCAATTAAAAGAGGAGATATCGAAACGGTAAGGCTACACCTGGAATTATTAAAAAGTGATGTAGATCTGCTTGACACGTATAAGAGCTTAGGTTTAGAAACCCTGCAACTTTCGGAAGAATCAAGAAGCTTGGGTGGAGGTAAAAAAGCGGAAATGTATCGACTGCTTAAAGATGACAAATAA
- the amrB gene encoding AmmeMemoRadiSam system protein B: MNITSYSKEKIQKGLTDARADHPGANDYIRLLFAPTDINEDNFERACDIYSRIDPDNYETVVIIESYDEVLDKKLPMPSNKYFETPLGRVEVNDYMRNEFCDEDDDFFIHDEGFNKDMSLFSQLMMLQCIFDDFSVVSVQIADMAQAIVKELAHVMQEVLAPRRALIIFCCRLDNRYKEEFEKINKLLEDENESGLLNYLNSGESNMEGVATFIAGVLVAKAWELDIRFLEDQYSNYRGSLLTGYADRQKVLL, encoded by the coding sequence ATGAACATTACTTCGTATTCTAAAGAGAAGATTCAGAAGGGGTTGACCGACGCTAGAGCCGATCATCCCGGTGCCAACGATTATATCAGGCTACTTTTCGCGCCGACCGATATCAATGAAGATAACTTTGAAAGGGCCTGCGATATCTACAGCCGAATAGATCCCGATAACTATGAAACCGTGGTAATCATTGAGTCATATGATGAGGTGCTTGACAAAAAACTTCCGATGCCATCCAATAAATACTTTGAAACACCACTTGGAAGGGTAGAGGTGAATGATTACATGCGCAATGAGTTTTGCGATGAGGATGATGACTTCTTCATCCATGACGAAGGATTCAATAAAGATATGAGTCTTTTCAGTCAGCTGATGATGCTGCAGTGCATTTTTGATGATTTTTCAGTCGTCAGTGTTCAGATAGCTGACATGGCACAGGCTATCGTAAAAGAATTGGCCCATGTAATGCAGGAAGTACTGGCGCCCAGAAGAGCGCTCATCATTTTCTGCTGTCGCCTGGATAACAGGTACAAGGAAGAGTTTGAAAAAATTAACAAGCTTCTTGAAGATGAGAATGAGTCGGGCCTTTTGAACTATTTGAATAGCGGCGAATCCAACATGGAAGGTGTGGCTACTTTTATCGCCGGTGTATTGGTTGCCAAAGCCTGGGAGCTGGATATCAGGTTTCTTGAAGATCAATACAGCAATTACCGGGGAAGCTTGCTGACCGGCTATGCAGATCGCCAGAAAGTGTTACTTTAA
- a CDS encoding 4'-phosphopantetheinyl transferase family protein, translating to MSYSLLNNQNLPEGIYLGMAFIDHSQEVLQSLEEEEIVEYESIKSENRKNEFLSSRHLIRGLAAKFGLLEKDFRIRKDDLGKPYCETGAKHLFLSIAHSSDYVLCALSETIDIGIDLEPEDRKVHEGLKKRIFHPEEGDDIRSLQLIRIWTLKEALVKLHGGGLRTNLNDLRLQRISDTEYATIFNDEKSARICSFKHNEHWVSVAYYQ from the coding sequence ATGAGTTATTCACTGCTTAACAATCAAAACCTTCCTGAAGGTATCTATTTGGGAATGGCTTTTATCGACCATTCTCAAGAAGTCCTTCAAAGTTTGGAAGAGGAGGAAATAGTTGAATACGAAAGTATAAAAAGTGAGAACAGGAAGAATGAATTTCTGAGTAGCCGGCATTTGATCAGGGGATTAGCAGCAAAATTCGGACTTCTCGAAAAAGATTTCAGGATTCGAAAAGATGATCTGGGTAAACCTTACTGTGAAACCGGAGCAAAACACCTTTTTTTGAGCATTGCTCATTCATCCGACTATGTTCTTTGTGCACTTTCCGAAACTATTGATATTGGAATAGATCTGGAGCCTGAAGATCGAAAGGTGCATGAGGGTCTTAAAAAAAGAATATTTCATCCGGAAGAGGGTGATGATATTAGGTCTTTGCAGCTAATTCGCATATGGACGTTGAAAGAAGCATTGGTCAAGTTACATGGGGGCGGACTAAGAACAAATCTGAATGATTTGCGGCTTCAAAGAATTAGTGATACAGAATATGCAACCATATTTAATGATGAGAAAAGCGCCAGAATTTGTAGTTTTAAGCATAACGAACACTGGGTTTCAGTTGCCTATTATCAATAA